A single Prochlorococcus marinus XMU1410 DNA region contains:
- a CDS encoding CCA tRNA nucleotidyltransferase has translation MKNSFHTDHTLIIDELETSIKFHNLDLILGFLPKGSYLVGGYIRDIILGRKTEKLDVDIVVPLNGIEIGKKIADNIGSRFIILDKNREVVRIIFNNIYIDIANQVSSSIEGDLCSRDFSINSIAFLFDKKSLFDPLNGLKDLEMSLLRTHSEKNLLNDPLRILRCFRFVSELNFKIDLRLVDFIKKNKGNLYLVAKERITYEIQKIVRGANALDSVLLIKKLNIFDIENLFEDSFFLDLEKINYGELDQEEKDKYLPSFFITQILDVVTLEKLKFSKADIAKTKLLRKWYLFLKNKNIAQLDEFDRFKLHQELEMFLPSFIFYLPQNLQLEWLHRWRDNDDKLFHPSNLVNGDVIKKNLEIKDGPILGELLQYLSKELAYNRLNNFDETIYKAKRWIEQNAPKCD, from the coding sequence ATGAAAAATAGCTTTCACACAGATCATACACTAATAATTGATGAATTAGAAACAAGTATAAAATTTCATAATTTGGATTTAATCTTAGGTTTTTTACCTAAAGGATCATATTTGGTTGGTGGTTATATAAGAGATATTATTTTGGGAAGAAAAACTGAAAAGTTAGATGTTGATATTGTGGTACCTTTAAATGGCATTGAAATTGGTAAAAAGATTGCAGATAATATTGGATCAAGATTTATCATTTTAGATAAAAACAGAGAAGTAGTAAGAATTATTTTTAATAATATTTATATTGATATTGCTAATCAAGTTTCATCTTCCATAGAAGGAGATTTATGTTCTAGAGACTTTTCGATTAATTCAATTGCTTTTTTATTTGATAAGAAGAGTTTGTTTGATCCATTAAATGGTCTTAAAGATCTTGAGATGTCTTTGCTTAGAACTCATTCTGAAAAAAATTTATTAAATGACCCTTTACGAATTTTAAGATGTTTTCGATTTGTTTCAGAATTGAATTTTAAAATTGATTTAAGATTAGTTGATTTTATAAAAAAAAATAAAGGGAACTTATATCTTGTCGCAAAAGAGAGAATTACTTATGAAATACAGAAAATAGTAAGGGGAGCAAATGCTCTTGATTCAGTATTGTTGATAAAAAAATTAAATATATTTGATATTGAAAATTTATTTGAAGATTCTTTTTTTTTGGATTTAGAGAAAATTAATTATGGAGAACTTGATCAGGAAGAAAAAGATAAATATTTACCATCATTTTTTATTACTCAAATCTTAGATGTTGTAACTTTAGAGAAATTGAAATTTAGTAAAGCTGATATTGCAAAAACTAAGTTATTGCGAAAATGGTACCTTTTCTTGAAAAACAAAAATATAGCTCAGTTAGATGAATTTGACAGATTTAAATTACATCAAGAATTAGAAATGTTTCTGCCATCTTTTATTTTTTATTTACCTCAAAACTTACAATTAGAGTGGCTTCATAGATGGCGTGACAACGATGATAAATTATTTCATCCCTCAAACTTAGTTAATGGTGATGTAATTAAAAAAAATTTGGAAATCAAGGATGGACCTATCTTGGGAGAGCTTTTACAGTATCTTTCTAAGGAACTTGCATATAATAGATTGAATAATTTTGATGAAACTATTTATAAAGCAAAGCGATGGATTGAACAAAATGCGCCAAAATGTGATTAA
- a CDS encoding beta-ketoacyl-ACP synthase III → MEGINFNQIGVSFKGSGSYVPDQILTNQKISQKVDTSNEWIQSRTGISERRISSVEDNVTEMGYKAALNAIEMANWDIKTIDLIVLATSTPHDLFGSAPSIQAKLGAANSVAFDLTAACSGFLFALITASQFLKGGSFKRAIVIGADQLSSFVDWNDRRSCILFGDGAGALAIEATNEFDNFIGFDMKTDGVRGSFLNLPSKKNKDSIVDEIDFLNGGFSPIQMNGQEVYKFAVKEVPLILRKLLKKMKYNSDQVDWLLLHQANQRILDSVGERLKIPREKILSNLEKYGNTSAATIPLMMDEAVRDYRIKQNDIIATSGFGAGLSWGAALIKWG, encoded by the coding sequence TTGGAAGGAATAAATTTTAATCAGATTGGAGTGTCATTCAAGGGAAGCGGAAGTTACGTACCTGATCAAATCCTAACCAATCAAAAAATTAGTCAAAAGGTTGATACAAGCAATGAATGGATACAATCTAGAACTGGCATTTCTGAGAGAAGAATTTCTAGCGTAGAAGATAATGTTACTGAGATGGGTTATAAGGCTGCTCTAAATGCTATAGAAATGGCTAATTGGGATATTAAAACGATTGATTTGATTGTTTTAGCTACTTCAACTCCGCATGATTTATTTGGATCGGCCCCATCCATTCAAGCTAAATTAGGGGCAGCTAACTCTGTGGCTTTCGATTTAACTGCAGCTTGTAGTGGATTTTTATTTGCCTTAATAACAGCCTCACAATTTTTAAAAGGGGGTAGTTTTAAAAGGGCTATTGTTATTGGAGCAGATCAATTATCAAGTTTTGTTGATTGGAATGATAGAAGAAGTTGTATCCTCTTTGGAGATGGTGCCGGTGCATTAGCAATTGAAGCCACAAATGAATTTGATAATTTTATAGGTTTTGATATGAAAACTGATGGGGTAAGGGGTTCTTTTCTTAATCTTCCATCAAAAAAGAATAAGGATTCAATAGTTGATGAAATTGACTTTTTAAATGGAGGTTTTTCTCCAATTCAGATGAATGGTCAGGAAGTTTATAAATTCGCAGTTAAAGAAGTTCCCCTAATTCTTAGAAAGTTGTTAAAAAAAATGAAATATAATTCTGATCAAGTTGATTGGCTCTTGCTGCATCAAGCTAATCAAAGAATATTGGATTCTGTAGGAGAAAGGTTAAAAATACCCAGAGAAAAGATTCTTAGTAATTTAGAAAAATATGGCAATACGTCAGCAGCAACAATTCCACTAATGATGGATGAAGCTGTAAGAGATTATAGAATTAAACAAAATGATATTATTGCTACAAGTGGTTTCGGTGCTGGGTTAAGTTGGGGTGCAGCCCTAATTAAATGGGGTTAA
- the pds gene encoding 15-cis-phytoene desaturase yields the protein MRIVIAGAGLAGLSCAKYLVDNGHIPIVLEARDVLGGKVAAWKDEDGDWYETGLHIFFGAYPNMLQLFKELDIEDRLQWKSHSMIFNQPSEPGTYSRFDFPDIPAPVNGVSAILSNNDMLSWNEKILFGLGLVPAMLRGQKYLDKCDTKSWTDWLKEHNIPERVNDEVFIAMSKALNFIGPDEISSTVLLTALNRFLQEKNGSKMAFLDGAPPERLCQPMVDYITARGGEVHMNSPLREINLNEDSTVKSFTVASLDKNEKKELTADAYVSAMPVDLFKLMIPKQWKGLDAFSKLDGLNGVPVINIHLWFDKKLTDIDHLLFSRSPLLSVYADMSITCKEYEDPNRSMLELVFAPAKDWINRSDQDIVDATMEELKKLFPTHFMGDDKTNLRKYKVVKTPRSVYKAVPGCQEFRPSQKSPIKNFFLTGDYTMQKYLASMEGAVLSGKLCAESINKEYSKTPQNASS from the coding sequence ATGCGTATTGTAATTGCTGGTGCTGGTTTAGCAGGTTTATCTTGCGCTAAATATTTAGTCGATAATGGACACATTCCAATTGTACTTGAAGCCAGAGACGTTTTAGGTGGGAAAGTTGCCGCATGGAAAGACGAAGATGGAGATTGGTATGAAACTGGATTACATATATTTTTTGGAGCCTACCCAAATATGTTGCAACTTTTTAAGGAATTAGATATTGAAGACAGACTTCAATGGAAAAGTCATTCAATGATTTTTAATCAGCCATCAGAGCCTGGAACTTACAGTAGATTCGACTTTCCCGATATACCTGCTCCAGTTAATGGTGTATCAGCAATACTAAGCAATAATGATATGCTTTCATGGAATGAAAAAATTCTATTTGGATTAGGTTTAGTGCCTGCAATGTTGAGAGGCCAAAAGTACTTAGATAAATGTGATACAAAATCATGGACAGATTGGCTAAAAGAGCACAATATTCCGGAAAGAGTTAATGATGAAGTTTTTATAGCAATGAGTAAAGCTCTTAATTTCATTGGACCGGATGAAATATCATCTACTGTTTTATTAACAGCATTAAACAGATTTCTACAAGAAAAAAATGGTTCTAAAATGGCATTCCTTGACGGAGCTCCTCCAGAAAGACTATGCCAGCCAATGGTTGATTATATTACTGCTCGTGGTGGTGAAGTTCACATGAATAGTCCATTAAGGGAAATCAATCTTAACGAGGACAGCACTGTTAAAAGTTTTACTGTCGCCTCTTTAGATAAAAACGAAAAGAAAGAGCTAACGGCTGATGCTTATGTAAGTGCAATGCCCGTAGATCTCTTTAAATTAATGATCCCAAAACAATGGAAAGGGTTAGATGCATTTTCTAAATTAGATGGTTTAAATGGTGTGCCAGTCATTAATATCCATTTATGGTTTGACAAAAAATTAACAGATATTGATCATTTATTATTCAGCAGATCACCTCTCCTCAGTGTTTATGCAGATATGAGTATCACCTGCAAAGAATATGAAGATCCAAATAGATCAATGCTTGAATTAGTTTTTGCACCTGCAAAAGATTGGATAAATAGGAGCGATCAAGATATTGTTGATGCAACTATGGAGGAACTCAAAAAATTATTCCCAACGCATTTCATGGGAGACGATAAAACAAACTTACGAAAATATAAAGTAGTTAAAACTCCAAGATCTGTTTATAAAGCAGTTCCTGGATGCCAGGAGTTCAGACCTAGTCAAAAATCTCCTATAAAAAACTTCTTTTTAACAGGAGATTATACTATGCAAAAATATTTAGCATCTATGGAAGGAGCTGTTTTAAGTGGTAAATTATGCGCGGAATCAATCAATAAAGAGTATTCCAAAACTCCTCAAAATGCTTCTTCATGA
- the fabD gene encoding ACP S-malonyltransferase, translating to MTVAWVFPGQGSQKIGMAKQIENLSITKERFSYASEIFERNLFEICELNSDPTNPLSDLNNTRNTQICLFLVESILLDALKENGFKPTYVAGHSLGEITALYCADVFSFEDCISLIKVRSQLMLNAGQGSMAAVIGFDRNELDLLVKKSKSVVIANDNSSSQVVLSGSNEELDNLSKEISCKRFLKLNVSGAFHSPFMDAAAVKFSEYLKQIKFKNPSFPVISNYEPSLCDDPDELKTRLENQMCNGVRWRETMDLMAKDSDLHIVEIGPSNVLSGLAKRHMKDLKISQVSSSDQISY from the coding sequence ATGACAGTTGCATGGGTATTCCCTGGACAGGGTTCGCAAAAAATTGGAATGGCAAAACAAATTGAAAATTTGTCGATTACAAAAGAGAGGTTTAGTTATGCTTCAGAGATATTTGAGAGAAATTTATTTGAAATTTGCGAGTTAAATTCTGATCCAACAAATCCCCTTAGTGATTTGAATAATACAAGAAATACACAAATCTGCCTCTTTTTGGTTGAATCAATTTTATTAGATGCCTTAAAAGAAAATGGTTTTAAACCAACTTATGTTGCTGGGCACAGTCTGGGGGAAATAACCGCATTATATTGTGCGGATGTGTTTTCATTCGAAGACTGCATATCACTAATAAAAGTAAGATCACAATTAATGTTAAATGCTGGGCAAGGATCTATGGCAGCAGTAATTGGTTTTGATAGAAATGAACTTGATTTATTAGTCAAAAAAAGTAAAAGTGTTGTAATTGCCAATGATAATAGCTCTTCCCAAGTTGTTTTATCAGGATCTAATGAAGAGTTAGACAATTTATCGAAAGAAATTTCTTGTAAAAGATTCCTAAAATTAAATGTTTCAGGAGCATTCCATTCACCATTCATGGATGCGGCTGCAGTTAAATTTTCTGAGTATTTAAAACAGATTAAGTTTAAAAATCCTTCTTTCCCAGTAATAAGTAATTATGAACCTTCATTATGTGACGATCCTGATGAACTTAAAACCAGATTGGAAAATCAAATGTGTAATGGAGTGAGGTGGCGAGAAACTATGGATTTAATGGCAAAAGATAGTGATCTACATATTGTCGAAATTGGCCCTTCTAATGTACTAAGCGGTTTAGCAAAAAGACATATGAAAGATTTAAAAATTTCTCAAGTTTCATCTTCTGATCAAATATCTTATTAA
- a CDS encoding lysophospholipid acyltransferase family protein, whose protein sequence is MKNHIIQKLIYELVSKLFVFPIYKFVFKGNLIGRENIPQKDSFIMVSNHGSLLDPPLLGHALGRNISFMAKAELFRIPFLGFIIKACGAYPVKRGIADKNTIKTACKKLSDDNCIGIFIDGTRQKNGRVNKPKQGAALLAFKNQKLLLPVAIVNSHRLIKFRCFFPLFSKIVIKVGKPVQPPQSSSRHDLNSVTMHLQDKINNLIG, encoded by the coding sequence ATGAAAAATCATATTATTCAAAAATTAATCTATGAATTAGTAAGCAAGCTTTTTGTATTTCCAATTTATAAATTTGTATTTAAAGGTAATTTAATAGGTAGAGAAAATATTCCGCAAAAAGATTCCTTTATTATGGTTTCTAATCATGGTTCTTTACTTGACCCTCCTTTGTTAGGACATGCACTTGGACGTAATATATCTTTTATGGCCAAGGCGGAGCTTTTTAGAATCCCTTTCCTTGGCTTTATTATCAAGGCTTGTGGAGCGTATCCTGTAAAAAGAGGAATTGCTGATAAAAACACAATTAAAACAGCATGTAAGAAATTATCAGATGATAATTGTATTGGAATTTTTATTGATGGCACTCGTCAAAAAAATGGTCGAGTGAATAAGCCCAAACAAGGTGCAGCATTATTAGCCTTTAAAAATCAAAAATTATTATTGCCTGTTGCAATAGTTAATTCACATAGACTAATAAAATTTAGATGCTTTTTCCCTTTGTTTTCAAAAATAGTTATTAAAGTGGGGAAACCTGTCCAACCTCCACAAAGTTCTTCAAGACATGATCTGAATTCTGTAACAATGCACCTTCAAGATAAAATTAATAATTTGATTGGATGA
- a CDS encoding RNA recognition motif domain-containing protein, with product MSIRIYIGNLPQGFNPKEFDALLKSVSDSIRFKAVLDKETKECRGFGFATSNNEDNANLVIQKLNGFEFNGSKLRVELSEKKDSASNKRNSGKSNKNKKRKDFKKIVHSDAPNLEAPDPRWAGELSKLKDLLANQKTPA from the coding sequence ATGAGTATTCGCATTTACATTGGCAACTTACCACAAGGATTTAATCCAAAAGAATTTGATGCACTTTTAAAGTCAGTTTCCGATTCGATTAGATTTAAAGCAGTTTTAGATAAGGAAACTAAGGAATGCAGGGGGTTTGGTTTTGCTACTTCTAATAATGAAGATAATGCTAATTTAGTAATTCAAAAGTTAAATGGTTTTGAATTTAATGGTTCTAAATTAAGAGTAGAGCTATCAGAAAAGAAAGATTCTGCTTCAAATAAAAGAAATAGTGGAAAATCAAATAAGAATAAGAAGAGGAAAGACTTTAAGAAAATTGTTCACAGTGATGCTCCTAACTTAGAAGCTCCTGATCCAAGATGGGCAGGAGAACTATCTAAATTAAAAGATTTGTTGGCTAATCAGAAGACTCCTGCTTAG
- a CDS encoding Ycf34 family protein, whose protein sequence is MCICINCKWVDRCITYHDVENNHGVDHICDLPDFKAKKPFIHVNIVKDNNGDYKTDWDVQSCESFENEFGKWSKFNPGMQLPA, encoded by the coding sequence ATGTGCATTTGCATCAACTGTAAATGGGTTGATAGATGTATCACATATCATGATGTTGAGAATAATCATGGTGTTGATCATATATGTGATCTACCTGATTTTAAAGCAAAAAAACCATTCATTCATGTCAATATAGTTAAAGACAATAATGGTGATTATAAAACTGATTGGGATGTTCAATCTTGTGAAAGTTTTGAAAATGAATTTGGTAAATGGTCCAAGTTTAATCCAGGTATGCAATTACCTGCTTAA
- the ndhM gene encoding NAD(P)H-quinone oxidoreductase subunit M — MEKMLLKSTTRHVRIFTAEIVDKELKFHPNKLTLDLDPDNEFIWNQDSLNKINEKFNELIKERAGKDLDDYELRKIGSEIEGLIKFLLQNGQLSYNPDCRVMNYSMGLPKTNEVL; from the coding sequence ATGGAAAAAATGCTTTTAAAATCCACTACTAGGCATGTAAGAATTTTTACTGCCGAAATTGTAGATAAGGAATTAAAGTTTCATCCCAATAAACTAACTCTTGATTTAGATCCCGATAACGAATTTATTTGGAACCAAGATTCTCTAAACAAAATAAATGAAAAATTTAATGAATTAATTAAAGAGAGAGCAGGAAAGGATTTAGATGATTATGAACTTCGAAAAATAGGATCAGAAATTGAAGGTTTGATTAAATTTTTGCTTCAAAATGGTCAGCTTAGCTATAACCCTGATTGTAGAGTAATGAATTATTCAATGGGTTTACCAAAGACAAATGAAGTGTTGTGA
- a CDS encoding DUF3172 domain-containing protein, protein MNRSSSNRRPRRGSNRSYYPPNSKDMDPYGQRSNRLPASSEQKINFSTGTIAVLAGVLILGVGIGSAITSTTDGGQGNIASQQQLDMAVPDPEFCRQWGASAFVIDVEMYTTLNPSTSFVTQPALQPGCVIRRENWTVLQKQGAISNEDVRECKQRMNTFAYIGSIRDKPIVKCVYQTDVNENKFIIKGDGQAEDGGVGINKEAIQF, encoded by the coding sequence GTGAATAGATCATCCTCAAATAGAAGGCCAAGAAGAGGCTCAAATAGAAGTTATTATCCACCAAATTCAAAGGACATGGATCCTTATGGTCAAAGAAGCAATAGATTGCCTGCTTCTTCTGAACAAAAGATCAACTTTAGTACAGGAACAATTGCCGTACTTGCTGGAGTATTAATTTTAGGTGTTGGTATCGGGAGCGCTATTACTAGTACAACTGATGGCGGGCAGGGAAACATAGCAAGTCAACAACAATTAGATATGGCTGTTCCAGATCCTGAATTTTGCAGACAATGGGGAGCTAGTGCTTTTGTAATTGATGTTGAAATGTATACGACTCTAAATCCATCCACGAGTTTTGTAACGCAACCAGCTCTTCAACCAGGGTGCGTTATTAGAAGAGAGAATTGGACAGTGTTACAAAAACAGGGCGCAATTAGTAATGAAGATGTAAGAGAATGTAAGCAAAGGATGAATACTTTTGCTTATATTGGTTCTATAAGAGATAAGCCAATAGTTAAGTGCGTTTATCAGACTGATGTAAATGAAAATAAATTTATAATAAAAGGTGATGGACAAGCTGAAGACGGCGGGGTAGGTATTAACAAAGAAGCAATTCAGTTTTGA
- a CDS encoding molecular chaperone, giving the protein MTNKLNQGENYSTLVIHSTDNAFGFGYRKNNALESDELFIKKFDNDLCNNLINDLNKFISKENLQKINKLSVSIGPANFNASRLIVVLARTISQQINCPLDSFSSFQIMAKRIASKNNILKNKKSFWIFKNLKRKGFIAGKYEICSNEKKSSDLIIRETILPKVVKELDSKELSFEATYDNKKDLKELLDLSNKNLLNSNIDSWKKVLPLYPLSPIN; this is encoded by the coding sequence ATGACAAATAAACTCAATCAAGGAGAAAATTACTCTACATTAGTGATTCATAGCACAGATAATGCTTTTGGCTTTGGTTATAGAAAAAACAATGCCCTAGAATCTGATGAATTATTTATCAAGAAATTTGATAATGACCTCTGCAACAACTTAATAAATGATCTTAACAAATTCATTTCCAAAGAAAATTTACAAAAAATAAATAAGTTATCTGTCAGCATAGGGCCAGCAAATTTTAATGCTTCACGACTAATTGTAGTTTTAGCAAGAACTATCTCACAACAAATAAATTGCCCTCTAGACAGTTTTAGTTCATTTCAAATAATGGCAAAAAGAATTGCATCAAAAAATAATATTTTAAAAAACAAAAAATCATTCTGGATTTTCAAGAATTTAAAACGTAAGGGTTTTATTGCAGGTAAATATGAAATTTGTAGTAACGAAAAAAAATCCTCGGATCTAATCATTCGAGAAACAATTTTACCAAAAGTTGTCAAAGAACTTGATAGTAAAGAACTTTCTTTTGAAGCTACTTATGATAATAAAAAAGACTTGAAAGAACTATTAGATCTGTCAAATAAAAATTTATTAAATTCAAATATAGATTCCTGGAAAAAAGTTTTGCCTCTTTACCCTCTTTCTCCAATTAACTAA
- a CDS encoding phytoene synthase, with amino-acid sequence MKNSISQLDQAYEICRKETQKWAKTFYLGTLLLPLEKRKAIWAIYVWCRRTDEIMDSLEASTKSQDELAENLNAWEENTKNVFKGKIKSELDAVLLDTIEKYPQSIQPYLDMIDGQRMDLNKFRYKDFDELKLYCYRVAGTVGLMTQNVMGIDSAYTSAPWSAKPDPSEAAIALGIANQLTNILRDVGEDRQRGRIYLPQEDIEKFNYSEEKLLKGEINKQWKALMNFQLTRARDWFQKSEDGIKWLSSDARWPVWTSLRLYRGILNSIERLDYDVFNNRAFVKNSVKAFEIPISFLISRIK; translated from the coding sequence TTGAAAAATTCAATTTCTCAACTAGATCAAGCATACGAGATATGCCGAAAAGAAACCCAAAAATGGGCTAAAACCTTTTACTTGGGAACTCTTCTGCTACCTCTAGAGAAAAGAAAAGCTATTTGGGCTATTTATGTTTGGTGTAGAAGAACAGATGAAATAATGGATAGCTTAGAAGCTTCAACTAAATCGCAAGATGAACTTGCAGAAAATTTAAATGCATGGGAAGAAAATACAAAAAATGTTTTTAAAGGCAAAATTAAATCGGAATTAGATGCTGTTCTATTAGACACCATCGAAAAATATCCACAAAGTATTCAACCTTATCTAGACATGATTGATGGCCAGAGAATGGATCTTAATAAATTTAGATACAAAGATTTTGATGAATTAAAACTCTATTGTTATAGAGTCGCAGGTACAGTTGGTTTGATGACTCAGAATGTCATGGGGATTGATAGTGCTTACACATCCGCTCCATGGAGTGCCAAACCTGACCCCTCAGAAGCTGCTATAGCTTTAGGTATAGCTAATCAATTGACAAATATATTAAGAGATGTCGGCGAAGATAGACAAAGAGGTAGAATTTATCTCCCTCAAGAAGATATTGAAAAATTTAATTATTCTGAAGAAAAACTTTTAAAAGGTGAAATAAACAAACAATGGAAAGCACTAATGAACTTTCAATTAACCAGGGCTCGCGATTGGTTCCAGAAATCTGAAGATGGAATCAAATGGTTATCTTCTGACGCAAGATGGCCTGTTTGGACATCCTTACGTCTTTATAGAGGAATATTAAATTCTATAGAAAGACTAGACTATGATGTCTTCAATAATAGAGCTTTTGTAAAAAATTCAGTAAAAGCTTTTGAAATTCCTATATCTTTTTTAATTTCTCGAATTAAATGA
- the plsX gene encoding phosphate acyltransferase PlsX, protein MGKETAQKINKSRAIRRLVIWYKRNSAVTSIVDTAASSAATASNVAGNMVSGAGSVVSTASNVAGNVAGNVVSSAESVVSTASTVVSNASSIAKNTLQPLVFDPLKRLQNNDNILDRLEESQSKRIWIAVDGMGGDYAPGPILEGCLEAISRFPINIKFVGKIEKVKDAAEKNGLAELLENEIDNNRLELIDSGEPIGMNEEATAVRKRKNASINVAMDLVRNNKAEAVYSAGNSGAMMASAIFRIGRLKGIERPAIGALFPTRDQTRPVLVLDVGANTDCKPSYLHQFALLGNIYAKDVLQVQKPRIGLLNIGEEECKGNDLSLKTFELLSSEKSFDFGGNCEGRDVLSGSFDVVVCDGFTGNILLKFLESVGGVLLDILRSELPRGRRGKVGSAFLKSNLLRIKKRLDHAEHGGALLLGVNGICVIGHGSSKSLSVVSALRLAHSAVNHGVMDNLNQLQKLQVLNS, encoded by the coding sequence ATGGGGAAAGAAACAGCGCAAAAAATTAACAAGTCCAGAGCTATTAGGAGATTAGTGATTTGGTATAAAAGAAATTCAGCTGTAACTTCTATTGTTGATACTGCTGCTAGTTCTGCAGCAACCGCTAGTAATGTTGCGGGTAATATGGTTTCTGGTGCTGGCTCTGTTGTTAGCACAGCTAGTAATGTTGCAGGTAATGTTGCAGGTAATGTGGTTTCAAGCGCTGAATCTGTTGTGAGTACTGCCAGCACTGTTGTTTCAAATGCTAGTTCAATAGCTAAAAATACATTACAACCATTAGTTTTTGACCCATTAAAAAGATTACAAAATAACGATAATATTTTAGATAGGCTTGAGGAATCTCAATCTAAAAGAATTTGGATCGCAGTTGATGGGATGGGTGGAGATTATGCTCCTGGTCCAATTCTTGAGGGTTGCCTAGAAGCAATAAGTAGATTTCCAATAAATATAAAGTTTGTCGGCAAAATTGAAAAAGTTAAGGATGCAGCAGAAAAAAATGGTTTAGCTGAATTATTAGAAAATGAAATAGATAATAATCGTCTTGAATTAATTGATAGTGGAGAGCCTATTGGGATGAATGAAGAAGCTACCGCAGTTAGAAAAAGGAAAAATGCAAGTATAAACGTTGCAATGGATTTAGTGAGAAATAATAAAGCTGAAGCTGTCTACTCCGCGGGTAATTCAGGCGCCATGATGGCTTCTGCCATATTTAGAATTGGGAGATTAAAAGGGATTGAGAGACCAGCTATAGGAGCATTGTTTCCAACAAGGGATCAAACTCGCCCGGTATTAGTTTTAGATGTCGGAGCAAATACTGATTGTAAGCCATCTTATCTGCATCAATTTGCTCTTCTAGGCAATATTTATGCAAAAGATGTCTTACAAGTACAAAAACCAAGAATTGGCCTATTAAATATTGGAGAAGAAGAATGTAAAGGTAATGATTTATCCTTAAAAACATTTGAATTATTATCTTCTGAAAAAAGTTTTGATTTTGGAGGTAATTGTGAAGGGAGAGATGTATTATCAGGAAGTTTCGACGTAGTAGTCTGTGATGGATTTACTGGGAATATACTATTGAAATTTCTTGAATCAGTGGGAGGAGTTTTATTAGATATTTTGAGATCTGAGTTGCCACGTGGAAGGCGGGGGAAAGTTGGTTCAGCTTTTTTAAAAAGTAATCTACTTAGAATTAAGAAAAGGTTAGATCATGCCGAACATGGAGGAGCTTTATTACTTGGGGTGAATGGTATTTGCGTTATTGGTCATGGAAGTAGCAAATCTTTATCAGTAGTTAGTGCTCTTCGCTTGGCTCACTCTGCAGTGAATCATGGTGTTATGGACAATTTAAATCAACTGCAAAAGCTTCAAGTTTTAAATTCATAA